The genome window ATCTGGCATTTTTTGCGCTAACTTAGTCAGCGCTCGCTCAATTTTTTTATGAGTCGCTTTATCTGCCACCATAGAATTAAATAGCCAACGGTATGCATCTTCAAAATCACGCGGGCTGCCATAGCCATCATTAAATAATTTAACCAAACGTAGTTGTGCTTTTAAATTGCCTTGCGACGACGCTTCACGCAAATACGTAATTGCCATTGCTTTATCTTGCTGAACTAAACGCCCGGTGTCGTAGTAACGCCCTAGCTGCTCTAGCGCTGCCGCTAAGCCTTGTTCAGCCGCTTTTCGCATGTAATACACACCTAACTCTACATTACGATCCACGCACACGTTATAAGCCAGCATATCGCCGTATAAAAATTGATAAGACGGCAATGCCATTTTATTGGCTCGTGCTTCTATATCTTGCACTAACTGGCAATCATCTGCCTTCACCCGCGCTAAATGCGTATTTTTATTTATTAACGCAATTAGCTCAGATTCTGTATACAGCGGTACAGCAGCAGGGCTTTCTGTAGCTAAGCTGTTGGTTGCTATAAATAAAGACAGCGGAATTAACGAAAGCCTTAATACGCAATTACGGTAAAATAAACGCATGCTCACCACTTATAAAAATAAACTTATTAAAATATATACAAAGATCGTTCCAAGGTGAATTTTAGATACAAAAAAAGCTGCACTAGGCAGCTTTTTTTAATCTAATGGTAATTACGCAAACGGGTTGCGAAGTACCATAGTTTCTACGCGGTCTGGACCTGTAGAAATAATATCAATTGGAACACCCGTAATTTCTTCAATACGCTTGATGTAGTCAATCGCAGCTTTTGGTAAACCGTCAAGACTCGTTACACCAACAGTGTTTTCTGACCAACCTGGCATTTCTTCGTATACTGGCGTTACTTTATCGTAACCTTCAGCTGCTAATGGTGTTACGTTAGTAACTGTGCCATCTTCAAGCTTGTAACCAATACAGATTTTAAGCGTTTCTAAGCCGTCTAAAACATCAAGCTTAGTTAAACAAAAACCTGAAATACTGTTGATTTGAACCGCACGGCGCATAGCCACTGCATCTAACCAACCAGTACGACGAAGTCGACCTGTTGTAGCGCCAAACTCATGGCCTTTATCACCTAAGTGCTTACCAACTGGATCTTGTTTCTCAAGACCGTCGTAAAGCTCTGTAGGGAAAGGACCTGAACCAACACGTGTAGTGTACGCTTTAATAATACCTAAAACGTAATCAAGGTTTAATGGACCAAAACCTGCACCAGTCGCAACGCCACCAGCTGTAGTATTTGAAGATGTTACATAAGGGTAAGTACCGTGATCGATATCAAGTAACGTACCTTGTGCACCTTCAAATAAAATGTTTTCGCCTGCTAAACGCGTTTGATCTAAAAGCTCAGTTACATCTACAACCATTGCTTTTAAGATATCAGCAACAGCCATTGCATCATCAAACGTTTTTTGGAAATCTACAGCGTCTACTTTGTAGTAGTTAACTAAAGTGAAGTTATGGTATTCAAGAACTTCTTTTAATTTAGCTGCAAATAATTCAGGATTAAATAAATCGCCTACGCGTAAACCACGGCGAGCCACTTTATCTTCGTACGCAGGACCGATACCACGGCCAGTTGTACCAATTGGCTTATCGCCACGAGCAGTTTCGCGGGCTACATCTAATGCAACATGGAAAGGCAAGATTAGCGGACATGCTTCACTTATTAAAAGACGCTCACGTACTGGTACGCCGCGTTCTTCAAGCATGCCAATTTCTCTCATTAGCGCTTCTGGTGATAAAACTACACCATTACCAATCACACATTTAACATTGTCACGTAATACACCCGATGGAATAAGGTGTAGAACCGTCTTTTCACCTTCGATAACTAAAGTATGACCCGCATTGTGGCCACCTTGATAACGAACTACTAAAGATGCTTTGTCTGTAAGGAGATCAACTACCTTACCCTTTCCTTCGTCACCCCATTGGGTGCCTAATACAACAACGTTTTTACCCATCGTAAATTCACTTAGAGAAAATTAGGACGAGATTTTACCAGAAAACTAAAGTAAAGATCACCCCTGTTCAGCTTATTTTTTCTGCGCGCATTTGTTATATCCAAATATTAGCTAATAACCACATAAATAACAGTGATTTAAAGCACTAGACTGTGTTTAACAAAAAGCCCCGCAAATGCGAGGCTTTTTAACTTTTAAATAATTAACGTAAAGCCTATTGAGCTTTAGCGCCTTTCATATATTGGAAGAAGTCGCTATCTGGTGAAAGCACCATAACGTCTTGCTTATTTTTAAAAGTCTTTTTGTAAGCCTCAAGCGAACGCACAAAACTAAAGAACTCAGGGTCTTTGTTATACGCGCTTGCATAGATGCCTGCGGCATCAGCATCGCCTTGACCACGTACAGAACGCGCATTACGCTCTGCATCGGCAAGCATTACTGTTACACGGCGGTCAACACCCGCACGAATAGTCTCGGCTTTTTCCTGACCTTCAGAACGATGCTCTTTTGCAACAGCAGTACGCTCAGCGCGCATACGTTGGTAAATAGAGCTACTCACTTCTTGTGGTAGGTTGATTTGCTTAACACGTACGTCTAGTACTTCAATACCTAGCTCACGTGCACTTTCAGAAGCTTGTACTAACGCTTCTTCCATCAACTCGCTACGCTCACCCGATACAATTTCGCGAATTGTACGTGTACCAAAGTTTGTACGAAGACCATTATTTACTTTTTGTTTAAGTAGCGTTTCAGCATATTGCTTATCGCCACGGGCACGTAAGTAAAAAGCGCTAAAGTCATTAACACGCCATTTTACAAACGAATCAACAATTAAGTCTTTTTTCTCACTAGTAACAAAGCGGTCCGGCGCACCATCTAGCGTTTGAATACGTGCATCAATACGACGTACTTGGCTAAAAAATGGCACCTTAAATTGTAGGCCTGGGCCATATACAATCGCTTGATCGTCGCTGTCTTTTTGTACTTTACTGAATAACATTACAATTGCTTTTTGCCCTTCAGGTACAACAAATACCGATGAGAAAGACATAACAATGGCAGCTAATAGTATTACTAAACTAAAGTTTTTCATTATGATTATCTCCCATCATTGAAGCGGTCGTTGTTAAAGCGGTCATTGCCACTATTAACAGAGCTATTGCGCGACGTATTTACTTTATTGCGTAAATCTTGAATATCACTAGAGCTTGGAAGTGCAACACGTGTTGCTGTCCCTTGCTTATCCATGATCTTATCAAGTGGTAAATAAAGCATGTTATTACCGCCTTTAACATCAACCAATATTTTAGAACTACTCCCTAACACTTCTTCCATTGCATCAATGTATAAGCGCTCACGAGTAACTTCTTTAGCTGCTTGATATTCAGGTAGTAGCTTTTCAAAACGAGCTACTTCACCTTGTGCTTCTAATGTAATACGCTCTTGGTAACCTTCCGCTTCTTGAGTCATACGCGTTACTTGACCACGAGCACGCGGTTCAATTTCACGAGCATATGCTTCCGCTTCACGAATGAAACGTTCTTCATCTTCTTGTGCAGCAATCGCATCATCAAATGCATCTTTAACTTCAGTTGGCGGACGAGAGTCTTTAAAGTTCACGTCAGTAACAATTAAACCTAAGTTATATGGTTCGATAATCTTATTAAGCTCATCCCATGTATTTTGACGAACAACCTCACGGCCATTAGTTAATACTTGGTCCATTTTTGCATGACCCACAACGTAACGTAGTGCACTATCTAGTGCTTCTTCTAAGCTACTATCAGCGTTAGTTACGCTAAATTCATAAAGGTATGGGTCAATAACACGGTATTGCACCTGAAACTCAACGCTCACTACGTTTTCGTCTTCAGTAAGCATAAAACCAGAAGCCGATAATGAACGAACTGCTTCAATATCTACTGGGATTACCGTTTCAATAAACGTCATTTTCCAACGCAGACCAGGATCAGCAATTCGGTCATATTTACCAAATTGAAGAACCACACCACGCTCGGCTTCTTTAACCGTATAAATACCACTTAACGCCCATACAATAACGGCGATAATAAGTATGAATGAAATACCGGCTCCGCCAAGTCCACCGCCGCTACCATTGCCGGATTTTTTCCCGCCAAATAAGCCGCCGAACTTGTTACTAAACTTGCGGAACACCTCGTCTAAATCAGGTGGGCCTTGATCACGTCCGCCTTTATTATTCCACGGATCTTTGTCATTGCCATTATTACCCGGTTCATTCCAGGCCATAGCTATACTCCATTGTTATCTAAATAAATTAGGAAATTGTGTTAAATCTAACAAATCTACCGCGTTTCTCATACAAAAACCGACATTAAAACGTCAATTTTTAATTACGGTTGATAAAACCAGCAATTTCAGGACCAAATTCTTTAATTAAACGATTCCACTCAACCATTGGCATTCTAACATCTAACAGCCAATTACCTTGCTCATCAAAGCGTTCTTCATGTACTGCATTTAAACTAAACAATGCAGCCCTTAGGCGACCATACAATGGCGTAAGAAATAATGTTTCGTTAAACATCTTCTTAGCAAGCAGTTCACTAATAGCCTCACTAAGTAATTCACACCCTTCACCAGTCTGAGCGCTAAGCCATACTCTTATAGGTTGGCCTTCGTCATCTCGATCAATACGTGGGCTTACGTTATCCAGCGCATCAATTTTATTATAAATTAATAGCTGTGGTACTTCATCGGCTTCAATTTCTTTAAGCACCGATTGTACTTGTTCAATATTTTCTTGAAGACGAGAGTCTGCTGCGTCAATTACATGTAACTGTAAATCAGCTTCACGAGTTTCAGTTAGCGTTGCTTTAAAAGCAGCAACTAAGTCGTGCGGTAAATGACGAATAAAGCCCACTGTATCAGCTAAGATAACAGGACCAACATCACCTAATTCAAGCTTACGTAGAGTCGGGTCAAGCGTTGCAAACAACTGATCGGCCGCGTATACATCTGAATTCGTAATTCGATTAAATAATGTAGATTTACCCGCATTGGTATAGCCAACTAACGATACCGTAGGTATTTCGTTACGAGTGCGAGCTCGCCTACCTTGTTCGCGTTGCACTGCTACTTTAGCTAAACGCGCACGGATATTTTGAATTCGGGCACGAAGTAATCGTCTATCTGTTTCAAGTTGGGTTTCACCAGGTCCACGTAAACCAATCCCGCCTTTTTGGCGTTCAAGATGGGTCCAGCCCCGAATTAATCGAGTCGACATATGGCGAAGTTGTGCCAATTCAACCTGCAGCTTACCCTCATGGGTACGTGCACGTTGGGCAAAAATATCAAGAATTAGCGTCGTTCTATCAAGCACACGACACTGACAAACACGCTCTAAATTACGCTCTTGTGACGGCCTGAGTTGATGATTGAAAATTACGACATCTGCATTGTGGATTTTGACAATCTCAGCTATTTCTTCTGCTTTACCGGTACCGACGAATAGTTTCGGATGTGGTGCTTGACGGCTGCCTTGCACAACCGCCAAACTACTAACACCAGCAGAAGATACCAACATTTCTAATTCATGAAGATCTTCACGATCCCCTTCTTTAGGTAAGTCGATATGAACTAAAATTGCCTGTTCGCCGGATTCATAGCGGTCAAACAAACATTATGCTCCTAATTAAAAGTTACCAGCTTCTGGTTCTTCAGTGTCTTCACTCCCTTGAACTGCTTGGAAGTTAACTGCGCGAGCAGGGACAACTGTTGAAATTGCATGCTTATAAACCATTTGATTTACGGTGTTCTCTAGTAAAATAACAAATTGGTCAAATGACTGAATTTTGCCTTGTAATTTTATGCCATTTACCAAAAAGATTGATACTGGAATGCGCTCACGTCGTAGTGCATTCAAAAATGGGTCTTGTAACGATTGGCCTTTTGCCATGTTATTGTTCCTTCGTTCTAGGTGTTATTATAATTAAGTGGCTGAACTTATTTGATAAAAAACAATATTCAACTACTACTAGCTTAGCGAACTTACTACACGATGCAAGTTTTCTTCGTCACCCGTTGTTAACCAAGTAACATCAGGCCAGCTACGAAGCCACGTTAACTGACGTTTTGCCAATTGACGTGTTGCTGCGATGCCACGAAAAACCATTTCATCATGGCTTGTTTCACCCGCAAGGTAATCCCACATTTGTCTATAACCAACACAACGAATAGAAGGCATATTGGGGTGTAAATCCTTACGTAGATATAGGGTCGAAACTTCATTTTCAAACCCCTGATCAATCATTATTTTAAACCTTTCTTCAATTCGGCGATGTAATTCGCTACGTTCTTGCGGTGCAATCGCAAATTGATGAAAAGTATAAGGTAAAGCCGGCTGTTTTTGCTTTTGCAACTCAGTCATGGTCTTACCAGTTAACCTGTAAACCTCTAAAGCTCGATTAATTCTTTGTGAGTCATTCTCACTTATTTTTTCGGCTGCTTTTGGGTCAACTTTAACTAATTCTTTATATAAATGAGGCCAGCCAAATTCTTTAGCTTGTGCTTCTAGCTCTGATCTTATTACTGTATCTGCTTCAGGCAAAGGCGATAAACCATCAATTAAAGATTTAAAGTACAACATTGTACCTCCAACCAATACAGGCACTTTACCTTGTCTATGAAATTCGTCAATTTTTTGTACTGCATCGCGCCTAAAATCAGCAACTGAATATGTTTCACTCGGGTCAAGTAAGTCGATCAGATGATGCGGAGCTTTAGCAAGTTCTTCTGCATCGGGTTTTGCAGTACCAATGTTCATATCTTTATACACTAACGCTGAATCAACGCTGATTATTTCTGTATTTAAATGCTCGCACAGTGAGATTGCCAATGCTGTTTTACCAGCAGCAGTTGGACCCATTAAAAATATGACTGGTAAATTACTCAACACTGATACCTTAATCTAATTGCGTTAAATAGTGATTTAGCTCTATTTTAACTGCTTTTTCGCGTAAGCGTTCAATAGTTTGCGGATTATTTTGTAAGCGCATTTGTTGCGCTAAAAACACATTGCTTAAATAAAACCGGGGAGGTACACATTTTGTCTGCCACTCTAACCAATTCTCTATATTTTCAAGCCCTGCTTTACACCCATCAAGTAGCTCACCTATCGCTGTACTTACATCAAGTAAATATAGGCACGCTGGCAATTTTTTAACCATTACAAACTGTTTTTCTATTACGAGTTCAAAACCAAGTAAAGTAAACCACGATTGCTGAGCTTCTATAAGTAAGCAATCTTCTTTTGATAAGTTTACTCTTACGGGCAGCAAAAGGGCTTTCCCTTCTAAACTTCCGGACTCTTTAATTTGATTATGCCAATCATCTACCAATACATATTTGAAATGTGAGCAATACAATTGCTGCTCAACACTAAATACACACGCACCTTCATTAACACTGATGATTGAAACTGTCTTTAAAACATTATGCGCAGACTCTAACTGGTGTTGTGCTACAGGTATGTTTGCTACATTATCAAAATGCGCAGCGTGTTGCTCACTCACACCTTGATAAAACGCGTTTACATCATGATGGCTTGTACTTGGTGTAGCACGGTATGCCCCGCCACCGCCAACACTTCTAGTACCTAATGACGAACTACCAGCACTTCCAGAGTAAGAGGGCTGTAATTGCGATTTAGGGTAATCAAATACTCCATCCGCTTTTGTATCATTAGAACTACTATGCGCTGACCCCATAAACACAGGCGCAGATTCCATCTCAGAGCTAAGCGGTTCATTCGTAAACTCACCTTGCAGCGGCACTACCACTTGCTTAATAGCCTGTAATATAAAGTCATGAATTAAGCGCCCTTGATGAAAACGCACTTCATGCTTAGCTGGATGAACATTTACATCAACCTGCCGAGGGTCTATATCAATATAAATGACAAAACCGGGTAATTCTTGTGTTCCACTTACTTCTTCAAATGCCTGGCGTATAGCATGCAGAATAAGTTTATCGCGCATCATACGATTATTAACATAAGTATACTGAGTCGTATTAGCTGAACCTACAGGTAGCACCCAACCATGCAGCTGTAAGCCACCCTCTCCTGATTGAATATGCAAACCTTGCTCAGCAAAAGCCTTACCTGCAACTTGCGCTACACGTGTAATAGCCTGAGAGGGATCTGTCTTCGCACGATACTGCCTTACTACTTTTTCGTTGTGAGTTAGTGTAATAGAGACATCAAAGCGACTAAGCGCAATACGCTTTATCAACTCATCAATATGGCTAAATTCAGTTTTTTCGGTACGCAAGAATTTACGACGAGCTGGGGTGTTAAAAAATAAATCTTTTACTTCAATGGTTGTGCCATCAGGGTGCGCTACTGGCTTTACTTGCACGGCCATATCGCGACCTTCTGCAAATGCTTGCCAAGCAGCTTCTTGATCTTTTGGTTTTGAGCTCAGCGTTAAACGCGATACAGAGCTAATTGACGCAAGCGCTTCTCCCCTAAAACCAAGTGAACAAATATTTTCAAGGTCATCTAGAGATTTTAATTTACTCGTAGCGTGACGAGAAAGCGCGAGCGTTAGCTCATCTTTACTTATCCCTGAACCGTTATCACGTATACGAATAAGCTTATGACCGCCACGCTCTATATCTATCTGAATACGTGTAGCGCCAGCATCTAAACTGTTTTCGACTAGCTCTTTTACTACCGACGCTGGGCGCTCAACCACTTCGCCTGCGGCAATTTGGTTAGCTAAACGTGCGGGTAATATTTCAATATTCATGAGATTTCCTAGCAAGCATTGCGCTAATAATAATGACTAACTTTGTGGTATATCGAGCTCTTGCCCAATAAACAAAGTATTAGAGCTAAGCTTATTAACTTGTTTTAATTCAGTGACTGTAATGCCATAGCGACTCGCCAACATACTTAAAGATTCACCCGGGCGTACCTTGTGCTTTGTTGGATATTGCGACTTTAATTTAGCAAATAAAGAGTCATCAGGTGGATTTTTTAAATAGTAATTTTTAATTGAAGTAAATATAGCTTTAGCCAAACGCTCTTGATGGTTAGCACTTTTAAGCAGCTTTTCTTCTCGTGGGTTAGATATAAACCCTGTTTCTACTAAAATTGATGGGATATCTGGTGATTTAAGTACAGCAAGACTCGCATGTTGGGGATCTTTTTTATGCAGCTTAGCAACTTTACGTAACTCTTTAACCACTTCGTCAGCTACGTTTAAGCCAGTTTTCATAGAGTGATCCATCGACATATCAAGTAATGCTTGCGCTAAGTATTTTTCGTTAGCGGCATCTTTCATTACATCCGCAGCGCCACCTAAAAGCTCAGAGTGCTTTTCTTTATCTTCTATCCATTTACCTATCTCTGAATTAGCACGCCTTAATGACAACACCCAAACAGAAGCACCATTTGGTCCCGGGCTCGTAAATGCATCAGCATGAATAGAGACAAAAAAGTCGGCCTTTTTTTCACGAGCACGATTGGTACGCGTATTAAGTTTTACAAAGTAGTCACCGCTTCGTACCATGCGCGAAATCATCCCACGTTCGCCATCTATCATGCGCTCTAAACGTTTTGCAATTTGCAGTGTTACTGTTTTTTCGTACGTGCCAGAGGGACCAATTGAACCTGGATCTTCGCCGCCATGGCCCGCATCAATTGCAATCACAATATCGCGTTCTTGGCTTAACTGGCGGTTTTTAGCGGCTGTTTGAGCAGGAGAAACAACTGTGGCAGCTTGGCTTTTATTGTATAAATCAACAACGAGCCTATTTTTATAAGGGCCTGTAGGCGCTAAAGCAAATACAACTGGCTTTACTGGTGCGTTTAATTCAAACACTAACCGAACACTGTGCTTATTTTTAGGTTTTGAGTAGCGTAGCTTGCTCACTATTTGATGTTTTGGTGGTACACCTGGTAGTATTTTTAACTCGTTAGTGTTTTCTAAATCAATTACTAAGCGGCTTGGGTTTTTAAGCATGAAATAGCTAAAGTCAGGCTTATCATTTAAATCAAATACCACACGCGTACTATCAGGGGATGGCCATACGCGTACACTATTAATTGTATTTTTGGCCCACAGCGGCAAGCTTATGGTAATAACCATAAGGTAAATAAAGAGTTTAACTACACCTCGGCTCATTTGATAATTACTGCCTTAACTATATTATTATTTGTTATTTAGTTTTTCGACAATTGCTACACCACGCTCACTGGCGCTATTAATAACAATTTTACGTTCGTTACCCATATAGCTTAGAGTAATATCTAAATCAGGCACAGGAATAAATTCACCACCTTTTTCTGGCCACTCAACAACGCAAATTGCATCTGGTGAAAAATAATCGCGTATTCCCATGTATTCAAGCTCTTCAGGGTCACCTAAGCGGTATAAATCAAAATGATAAACATTTGCGCGCTCGAGTTCATAAGGTTCAACAAGTGTATACGTTGGGCTTTTAACTTTGCCTGTATGTCCAAAGCCTTGCACTACACCTCGAGTAAACGTTGTTTTACCAGCGCCTAAATCACCATGTAAATAAATAACCGCACCTTGCTCTATAATATCAGCAACGCAATTACCCATTGCGACCGTGGCTACTTCATCAGTCAAATGAAATTCAAAACTACGCGTCATTACTACCTCAAAAATTCATTCAAAAGCGCATATTTGCTAATCATACCAGAATATTAATTTAAGGCGATAAATTGAGGTTTTAGACATAAAAAAACCAGGTAAGCTGATAATAGAAGTTGTGTATGGATGTCTATTTTCGATACTTTGAAGCTGTATCATTGTAATAAAATAAGGTAAGTGAGTTCTCAGACTAAAAGATAGTAAAAGAAAAGTAACACCACGAATTAGATGACCCCATGTTGGCATTAAATTAACTGAGATATGTAAGTTTATTATCTAACTTCTTCTGATTCAGCAGATGGTTCTGCTAGCAAAAAAGTAACTGGTAAATGAAACTCTCAACTACTCCCCAAGATAACTTTATATTTTCAGATAAAAGACTAATCCAGGTGACCCGCTCACCCTAGTTTACTGTTTACAGGTGCTTTAAATACAAAAAGCCCCAGCTAATGCCGGGGCTTTTTTACAAAACTAACTTAATTAAAAAATTAAGCTTGTTTTGGACTAGAAATAACGTCTACTAAAGTCCAAGATTTATTCTTAGAAATTGGTGCGCATTCACGGATAGTAACTACGTCACCCGCTTTTGCTGTGTTATTTTCGTCATGTACGTGTAACTTAGTCGTACGTTTAATGAATTTCCCATAGATTGGGTGCTTCACATAACGTGCGATAGCGATAGTGAAAGATTTTTCCATCTTGTCGCTGATTACACGGCCTTGAAGAGTACGAATTTTATCGCTCATTATTGACCTGCCTTCTGGTTAATAACTGTTTTTACACGCGCGATATCGCGGCGTACTGTTCTTAGCGTGTGTGTCTGAGCTAACTGACCAGTGCTAGCTTGCATGCGCATATTAAATTGCTCACGAAGTAGTCCTAGAAGTTCAGCATTAAGCTCTTCTACGCTTTTGTCTTTTAGTTCGCTAGCTTTCATCACATTACCGTCCGAGTTACGAAAGTTGTTTTGAATGGCAATTTACGAGCAGCAAGGTCGAATGCTTCACGAGCAAGCTCTTCTGAAACACCTTCCATTTCGTAAAGTACTTTACCAGGCTGAATTTCAGCAACCCAATATTCAACAGAACCTTTACCTTTACCCATACGAACTTCAAGAGGTTTTTCTGTAATCGGTTTGTCAGGGAAGACACGAATCCAGATTTTACCTTGACGTTTCACGTGACGCGTCATAGCACGACGAGCTGCTTCGATTTGACGAGCAGTCATACGGCCACGGCCAGTTGCTTTCAATCCGAAAGTACCGAAGCTTACTTTGTTACCGTTTTGCGCTAAACCGCGGTTGCGGCCTTTGTGCATTTTACGGAATTTTGTACGTTTTGGCTGTAACATTAGTCGCTACCTCTACTTAGCACTTTTCTTGGCTTTCTTTGGTGCGCGTTTAGCTGGCTTCTCTTGCTCTTGTACTAGTGGTAAACCACCAATAACTTCGCCTTTGAAGATCCAAACTTTAACACCAATGATACCATAAGTGGTTAAGGCTTCAGAAGTTGCGTAATCGATATCAGCACGAAGAGTATGTAGAGGTACACGACCTTCACGATACCATTCTGAACGTGCGATTTCAGCGCCGCCAAGACGACCGCTAACTTCAACTTTAATCCCTTTAGAACCGATGCGCATTGCATTTTGTACCGAACGCTTCATAGCGCGACGGAACATAACACGACGTTCTAGTTGAGAGGCAATGCCGTCTGCTACTAGTTGTGCATCTAGTTCTGGTTTACGTACTTCAGAGATATTAATCTGAGCAGGTACACCAGCGATTTTAGTTACCGCTTGACGTAATTTTTCTACGTCTTCGCCTTTTTTACCGATAACAACACCCGGACGAGCCGTATGAATTGTTACACGGATTGATTTTGCTGGACGCTCAATAACGATTTTAGACACAGAAGCCGTTTTCAATTCCTTAGTAAGGAATGTACGAACTTTGTGATCGCCAAAAAGCTGTGCAGAGAAATCTTTTGAACTCGCGTACCAGGTAGAAACCCAAGGTTTAGATATACCTAGGCGAATACCAGTAGGATGAACTTTTTGTCCCATTACTTATACTCCTAGCTATCTGAAACCATAACAGTGATATGGCTTGTACGCTTAAGGATGCGGTCTGCGCGTCCTTTAGCACGAGGCATAATACGTTTCATTGTAGGACCATCGTCCACAAAGATCGTTGTTATACGAAGCTCATCAATGTCAGCACCTTCGTTATGCTCTGCGTTAGCAATAGCAGACTCAAGTACTTTCTTAACTAATACAGCCGCTTTCTTCGGGCTGTACGCCAGGATTTCTAGTGCGCGATCTACAGGTAACCCGCGGATCTGATCTGCAACTAGACGTGCTTTTTGCGCCGAACCAGAGGCGAATTTATGTTTAGCTAATGCTTGCATTTATCTTCCCCTCTTATCGTTTCTTCGCTTTCTTATCCGCAGCATGGCCACGGTAAGTGCGAGTTGGTGCAAATTCACCTAGTTTGTGACCGATCATTTCGTCAGAAACGAAAACTGGTACGTGCTGGCGACCATTATGGACAGCAATGGTCAATCCGATCATGTTAGGTATGATCATTGAACGACGGCTCCAAGTTTTAATTGGCTTTTTCTCACCGCTTTCCAAAGCTTTCTCTACCTTCTTCAGCAAGTGTAGGTCTATAAAAGGACCCTTCTTGAGAGAGCGTGGCATGGCTATTCCTCAATATTACTTAGTACGACGACGTACTATAAATTTATCCGTACGCTTGTTCTTACGCGTCTTCGCACCTTTAGTCGGTTTACCCCATGGAGACACAGGATGACGACCACCAGATGTACGACCTTCACCACCACCGTGTGGGTGATCTACCGGGTTCATGGCAACACCACGAACTGTCGGACGAATACCACGCCAGCGATTTGCACCTGCTTTACCAAGTGAACGAAGCATATGCTCAGCATTGCCTACTTCACCTAGAGTCGCACGACAATCAGATTCAACTTTACGAACTTCGCCTGAACGAAGACGTAATGTTACATACTGACCATCACGAGCAAGGATTTGA of Pseudoalteromonas arctica A 37-1-2 contains these proteins:
- a CDS encoding tetratricopeptide repeat protein, translated to MRLFYRNCVLRLSLIPLSLFIATNSLATESPAAVPLYTESELIALINKNTHLARVKADDCQLVQDIEARANKMALPSYQFLYGDMLAYNVCVDRNVELGVYYMRKAAEQGLAAALEQLGRYYDTGRLVQQDKAMAITYLREASSQGNLKAQLRLVKLFNDGYGSPRDFEDAYRWLFNSMVADKATHKKIERALTKLAQKMPDSVVARARLPI
- a CDS encoding adenylosuccinate synthase → MGKNVVVLGTQWGDEGKGKVVDLLTDKASLVVRYQGGHNAGHTLVIEGEKTVLHLIPSGVLRDNVKCVIGNGVVLSPEALMREIGMLEERGVPVRERLLISEACPLILPFHVALDVARETARGDKPIGTTGRGIGPAYEDKVARRGLRVGDLFNPELFAAKLKEVLEYHNFTLVNYYKVDAVDFQKTFDDAMAVADILKAMVVDVTELLDQTRLAGENILFEGAQGTLLDIDHGTYPYVTSSNTTAGGVATGAGFGPLNLDYVLGIIKAYTTRVGSGPFPTELYDGLEKQDPVGKHLGDKGHEFGATTGRLRRTGWLDAVAMRRAVQINSISGFCLTKLDVLDGLETLKICIGYKLEDGTVTNVTPLAAEGYDKVTPVYEEMPGWSENTVGVTSLDGLPKAAIDYIKRIEEITGVPIDIISTGPDRVETMVLRNPFA
- the hflC gene encoding protease modulator HflC, with protein sequence MKNFSLVILLAAIVMSFSSVFVVPEGQKAIVMLFSKVQKDSDDQAIVYGPGLQFKVPFFSQVRRIDARIQTLDGAPDRFVTSEKKDLIVDSFVKWRVNDFSAFYLRARGDKQYAETLLKQKVNNGLRTNFGTRTIREIVSGERSELMEEALVQASESARELGIEVLDVRVKQINLPQEVSSSIYQRMRAERTAVAKEHRSEGQEKAETIRAGVDRRVTVMLADAERNARSVRGQGDADAAGIYASAYNKDPEFFSFVRSLEAYKKTFKNKQDVMVLSPDSDFFQYMKGAKAQ
- the hflK gene encoding FtsH protease activity modulator HflK; the protein is MAWNEPGNNGNDKDPWNNKGGRDQGPPDLDEVFRKFSNKFGGLFGGKKSGNGSGGGLGGAGISFILIIAVIVWALSGIYTVKEAERGVVLQFGKYDRIADPGLRWKMTFIETVIPVDIEAVRSLSASGFMLTEDENVVSVEFQVQYRVIDPYLYEFSVTNADSSLEEALDSALRYVVGHAKMDQVLTNGREVVRQNTWDELNKIIEPYNLGLIVTDVNFKDSRPPTEVKDAFDDAIAAQEDEERFIREAEAYAREIEPRARGQVTRMTQEAEGYQERITLEAQGEVARFEKLLPEYQAAKEVTRERLYIDAMEEVLGSSSKILVDVKGGNNMLYLPLDKIMDKQGTATRVALPSSSDIQDLRNKVNTSRNSSVNSGNDRFNNDRFNDGR
- the hflX gene encoding ribosome rescue GTPase HflX; amino-acid sequence: MFDRYESGEQAILVHIDLPKEGDREDLHELEMLVSSAGVSSLAVVQGSRQAPHPKLFVGTGKAEEIAEIVKIHNADVVIFNHQLRPSQERNLERVCQCRVLDRTTLILDIFAQRARTHEGKLQVELAQLRHMSTRLIRGWTHLERQKGGIGLRGPGETQLETDRRLLRARIQNIRARLAKVAVQREQGRRARTRNEIPTVSLVGYTNAGKSTLFNRITNSDVYAADQLFATLDPTLRKLELGDVGPVILADTVGFIRHLPHDLVAAFKATLTETREADLQLHVIDAADSRLQENIEQVQSVLKEIEADEVPQLLIYNKIDALDNVSPRIDRDDEGQPIRVWLSAQTGEGCELLSEAISELLAKKMFNETLFLTPLYGRLRAALFSLNAVHEERFDEQGNWLLDVRMPMVEWNRLIKEFGPEIAGFINRN
- the hfq gene encoding RNA chaperone Hfq is translated as MAKGQSLQDPFLNALRRERIPVSIFLVNGIKLQGKIQSFDQFVILLENTVNQMVYKHAISTVVPARAVNFQAVQGSEDTEEPEAGNF